The proteins below come from a single Miscanthus floridulus cultivar M001 chromosome 1, ASM1932011v1, whole genome shotgun sequence genomic window:
- the LOC136458683 gene encoding uncharacterized protein yields the protein MAIKSQVLADFIAEWTEVQMPPVVVDKEYWTMYFDGSVMKKGAGAGLVFVSPLGVHMRYMVRLHFPSSNNIAEYEVLINGLRIAIELGIQHLDVRGDSQLVIDKVMKESSCHDTKMAVYCQEVRRLEDRFDGLEINHIPRRLNEAADTLTKAAFGQEPVPTGVFASDQHKPSVRYVGLE from the coding sequence ATGGCAATCAaatcccaggtgctggctgacttcatcgcggagtggaccgaagtccaaatgccaccagtagTCGTCGAtaaagagtactggacgatgtacttcgacggatcagtAATGAAAAAGGGCGCCGGCgcgggactagtcttcgtatcacccctcggggtccacatgaggtacatggttcggctccatttcccctcatcaaacaatatcgcaGAATATGAAGTGCTCATTAACGGCCTCCGAATCGCCATTGAGCTGGGCATCCAACACCTCGATGtcaggggcgactcccagctagtcatcgacaaggttatgaaggagtcaagctgccacgacaccaagatggcggtgtattgccaagaagtccgacgacTGGAGGACAGATTTGATGGCCTCGagatcaatcacatcccaaggcgcctcaatgaagcagccgacaCACTCACAAAAGCAGCGTTTGGCCAAGAACCAGTTCCGAcgggtgtcttcgccagtgatcaacacaagccctcggtgcgctACGTGGGGTTGGAATAg
- the LOC136458674 gene encoding uncharacterized protein, with translation MDGGSGLNIMYAKTLDEMGVDRTNLHPIRAPFHDIIPSRQAVPLGQIDLPVTFRDQSNYRTETLTFDVFMAIPNYTYLKLKMPGPHGNITVGTSFRCAYECEVECCGHTTAVIASEELAALKEEVVEEAPDAKRSPRSFKSMEGSKEVLVDPSSSEGKKVHIGTVLSSE, from the exons atggacggaggtagcggcctcaacatcatgtacgccaagacgctcgacgagatgggcgtcgaccgaacaaacctccaccccatccgagcacctttccatgacaTCATACCTAGCAGACAGGCCGTACCGttagggcagatcgatctgcccgtcactttcagggatcagtccaattacaggactgagaccctcaccttcgatgtg ttcatggccatccccaactacacatacctcaagctaaagatgccgggcccccacgGGAACATCACTGTTGGCACCTCCTTCCGatgcgcttacgagtgcgaagttgaATGCTGCGGCCACACCACAgcagtcatcgcctccgaagagctcgccgccctcaaggaggaggtcgttgaagaagcgcccgacgcaaAGAGGTCACCCAGATCATTCAAATCGATGGAagggtccaaggaggtcctcgtggatcccagcagctccgagggcaaaaaagtccacaTCGGAACCGtgctctcctctgaatag